In the Solanum pennellii chromosome 5, SPENNV200 genome, one interval contains:
- the LOC107020813 gene encoding uncharacterized protein LOC107020813, translated as MCSSIIPSSLIFTPKSPFIYSQDLIFTSYPFLLRTRIPKLSLSASVSEKVAEVSWGVSDPNAFDEYNGWDFVEPPVEKKKKKGLSKFLVIGMSVSLAAGLGVASYFSLYQKGFKFQFSGLLHESHDSLVSNEASNKGEDGETVDLSMESDQISETVEGGSDFDDKNVVLETHNVSTKGVTRGVLGRITIPFAVDSTQEEALFMLKKLKIIEDDVKADELCSRREYARWLVKANTQLERSRKHRIVPSVVLSGSTIAAFDDVGVEDPDFATIQSLAEAGIIPSKLSDKKFASTPNVSEDQGVCFSPDRFLSRQDLISWKAKIEYEIMPVIDKEISRKNIAFLDVRDISSEALVELFVDLRAGEQSILRRVFGQAKRFQPDKPSTKAQAAVSLTSGRMEEYIQSELAKLEAENLSRLMTMEEIKSDLLDRGEIQRIWESNIEVERSRGLEVESAYLASIGDLEQEKIVHENARAELLRQKAALDCQKQLLSSLKEEVDEMSEKLAREKFKHVDEQCDLSGMIHDLQVKHEALLDKKSMLEAEIEALRKLRSWVEDEARRSQARAKVLEEVERRWRWEEQ; from the exons atGTGTTCTTCTATAATCCCATCTTCTCTTATCTTTACACCTAAATCCCCTTTCATCTATAgtcaagatttgatttttacCTCATACCCATTTCTCCTAAGGACTAGAATTCCTAAGTTATCCCTTTCTGCTTCAGTTTCAGAAAAAGTTGCAGAAGTTTCTTGGGGTGTTTCTGATCCAAATGCATTTGATGAGTATAATGGTTGGGACTTTGTTGAACCTCCAgttgaaaagaagaagaaaaagg GTTTGTCGAAATTTTTGGTTATTGGCATGTCAGTGTCTCTTGCTGCTGGGCTTGGTGTTGCTTCCTACTTTTCACTATACCAGAAAG gattcaaatttcaatttagtGGGCTGCTCCATGAGTCACATGATAGTTTAGTATCCAATGAGGCTTCTAATAAGGGAGAAGATGGCGAAACGGTTGATTTGTCAATGGAAAGTGATCAAATTTCTGAAACGGTGGAGGGAGGTTCTGATTTCGATGATAAAAATGTTGTCTTGG AGACACACAATGTTTCAACTAAAGGAGTAACTAGAGGAGTACTGGGACGAATTACAATTCCCTTTGCTGTAGATTCTACTCAAGAAGAAGCTCTTTTTATGTTGAAGAAACTCAAG ATCATTGAAGATGATGTTAAAGCAGATGAACTATGTTCAAGGAGGGAATATGCAAGATGGTTAGTTAAAGCAAATACACAACTAGAAAG GAGTAGAAAGCATCGGATAGTTCCATCAGTTGTGCTTTCTGGCTCTACAATTGCTGCCTTTGATGATGTGGGTGTTGAAGACCCTGATTTTGCGACCATTCAAT CCCTAGCTGAGGCTGGTATTATTCCTAGCAAGCTGTCAGATAAGAAGTTTGCTTCCACTCCAAATGTTTCAGAAGATCAGGGCGTCTGTTTTTCCCCCGATAG ATTTTTGTCTCGCCAAGATCTGATTAGTTGGAAAGCCAAAATAGAGTATGAAATCATGCCAGTGATAGACAAAGAG ATATCAAGGAAGAACATAGCCTTTCTGGATGTAAGGGACATCAGTTCTGAAGCTTTGGTGGAACTTTTTGTGGATTTACGGGCTGGTGAACAGAGCATTCTTCGGAGAGTTTTTG GACAGGCGAAACGATTTCAGCCTGATAAACCATCCACGAAGGCTCAGGCAGCTGTTTCGCTGACAAGTGGGAGAATGGAAGAATATATACAAAGTGAGCTGGCAAAACTTGAAGCAGAAAATTTATCGAGACTTATGACAATGGAAGAAATAAAGTCTGACCTACTTGATAGAGGAGAAATACAAAGGATTTGGGAGAGTAATATAGAAGTAGAAAGAAGTCGTGGTTTAGAGGTAGAAAGTGCTTATCTGGCTTCTATTGGAGATTTAGAACAGGAAAAAATTGTACATGAGAATGCTCGAGCTGAGCTTCTGAGGCAGAAGGCAGCTCTAGACTGTCAGAAGCAGCTACTTTCTAGTCTCAAGGAAGAGGTTGATGAGATGTCCGAAAAGCTTGCACGCGAGAAGTTTAAGCATGTGGATGAGCAGTGTGATTTAAGTGGTATGATTCATGATTTGCAGGTTAAGCATGAAGCTTTGCTTGACAAAAAATCGATGTTGGAAGCTGAGATTGAAGCTTTGCGAAAACTGAG ATCATGGGTAGAGGATGAAGCAAGAAGAAGTCAAGCTCGTGCTAAAGTTCTCGAGGAGGTTGAACGAAGGTGGAGATGGGAGGAGCAATAG
- the LOC107019850 gene encoding probable transmembrane ascorbate ferrireductase 4 — MAAAHSFSLLVLARLSASIVAFLVLTWALYFKTSFYPHSSYTQEEDLIYAVLHPLLMVIGFILISGEAILVHRWLPGSRNLKKSVHLCLQGLALACGVFGIWTKFHSRDGIVTNFYSLHSWMGIICVSLFGAQWLMGFLSFWHRGEVRMTRIRILPWHVFLGLYTYGLAVATAETGLLEKLTFLQTNGAVQKRCTESMIVNGMGLSLALLSGMVIFAAVLPKHQTPHSKSVYSTNKLHS, encoded by the exons ATGGCTGCTGCACACTCATTTTCACTACTTGTCTTAGCAAGACTTTCAGCTTCCATTGTTGCTTTTCTTGTTCTAACTTGGGCTCTTTACTTTAAAACTAGCTTTTACCCTCATTCTTCTTATACTCAAGAAGAAGACCTTATTTATGCT GTGCTTCATCCATTATTGATGGTGATTGGTTTCATTCTTATAAGTGGAGAAG CCATTTTAGTGCATAGATGGTTGCCAGGTTcaagaaatttgaagaaatcAGTGCATTTGTGTCTGCAAGGACTGGCTTTGGCTTGTGGGGTTTTTGGGATATGGACAAAATTTCATAGCAGAGATGGGATTGTGACTAATTTCTATAGTTTGCATTCTTGGATGGGTATCATTTGTGTTTCCCTATTTGGAGCTCAG TGGTTGATGGGCTTCTTAAGCTTTTGGCACAGAGGAGAAGTGCGAATGACAAGAATACGTATTCTCCCATGGCATGTATTCCTCGGTCTTTACACATATGGCTTGGCAGTGGCAACAGCAGAAACAGGACTTCTCGAGAAGTTAACCTTCTTGCAAACAAACGGAGCTGTACAGAAACGTTGCACAGAATCCATGATCGTAAATGGCATGGGACTCAGTTTAGCTCTCCTCAGCGGCATGGTGATATTTGCTGCTGTGTTACCAAAACATCAAACACCACATTCGAAGAGTGTTTACTCTACTAATAAGCTACATTCTTAG